Proteins from a genomic interval of Antedon mediterranea chromosome 5, ecAntMedi1.1, whole genome shotgun sequence:
- the LOC140049181 gene encoding uncharacterized protein encodes MSSNSSIFPYNGCSSERRYQDQPNVLSNTGLSPVMLSGNRYKQYQRPSPGFAVAPRLRLPKKPVPQPKGARSMPGSSIIRYNRQRGGHPQLSRSLPTQTITTPRSHCRTSTNSSDGFQEGRLQSRLPARRERLLSAREPHNEGPRIVYTFGNMQVYED; translated from the exons ATGTCGTCGAATTCTTCCATATTcccgtacaacggttgtagcagTGAAAGACGGTATCAAG ATCAACCTAACGTTTTAAGCAATACTGGGTTATCGCCTGTAATGTTATCTGGTAATCGTTACAAACAGTATCAAAGACCTAGTCCAGGATTCGCTGTAGCACCACGTCTGCGTCTGCCAAAGAAACCAGTACCACAACCTAAAGGAGCCAGGTCAATGCCTGGCTCTTCAATTATTCGTTATAACAGACAGCGAGGTGGTCACCCACAGTTAAG cCGGTCACTGCCAACTCAAACAATCACGACGCCCAGGTCACATTGTAGAACTAGTACAAACTCTTCTGATGGCTTCCAAGAAGGCAGGCTTCAAAGTCGATTACCCGCTCGGCGCGAAAGGCTTTTGTCAGCAAGGGAACCCCACAACGAAGGTCCAAGGATAGTATATACTTTTGGAAATATGCAAGTGTATGAAGACTGA